The following are encoded together in the Zingiber officinale cultivar Zhangliang chromosome 8A, Zo_v1.1, whole genome shotgun sequence genome:
- the LOC122009662 gene encoding protein YIPF5 homolog isoform X1 has protein sequence MAKEFPVPQVVFPSSDGNLNVRPRIHQSSPAFKPPRPDIPAPSNPNIPFVSFDVGAAQASSSFSASVFAASASGGGSISSSGSFEDEPPLLEELGINTRQIWRKTVSILNPIRLKPDLHEDADLAGPFIFLMAFGLFQLLAGKFHFGIILGWVTVAAAFLYVVFNMLEGRNGNLDLYRCLSLVGYGMLPMVILSATSLFVTHDGPAIFAIAAVFVLWSTRVCTGLLVELASGGDGHRSLIAYACWLIDLISAFDGAISFVLG, from the exons ATGGCCAAGGAGTTCCCCGTCCCGCAGGTGGTGTTCCCCTCCTCCGACGGAAATCTTAACGTCCGCCCTCGGATCCACCAGTCCAGTCCGGCCTTCAAACCGCCGCGCCCCGACATCCCTGCCCCCTCCAACCCTAACATCCCCTTCGTGTCCTTCGACGTCGGCGCCGCCCAGGCCTCGTCCTCCTTCTCTGCCTCAGTCTTCGCGGCATCTGCTTCTGGCGGCGGATCCATCTCCTCCTCCGGCTCTTTCGAAGACGAGCCGCCGCTCCTCGAGGAGCTCGGCATCAACACCCGCCAAATCTGGCGCAAGACCGTTTCGATCCTGAACCCTATCCGTTTGAAGCCCGATCTCCACGAGGATGCTGATCTCGCCGGCCCGTTCATCTTCCTCATGGCGTTCGGCCTGTTCCAGCTTCTCGCGGGGAAATTCCACTTTGGGATCATCTTGGGGTGGGTAACCGTCGCAGCGGCCTTCCTCTACGTGGTCTTCAATATGCTCGAGGGGAGGAATGGGAACTTGGATCTCTACCGATGTTTGAGCTTGGTTGGATACGGCATGCTGCCGATGGTGATCCTCTCGGCCACGTCTCTCTTTGTGACCCATGATGGCCCTGCGATCTTCGCGATTGCAGCGGTGTTTGTGCTGTGGTCAACGAGGGTTTGTACGGGGCTTCTTGTGGAGCTGGCGTCAGGAGGGGATGGGCACAGGAGTCTCATAGCCTACGCTTGCTGGCTG ATTGATCTGATTAGCGCTTTCGATGGTGCCATTTCTTTTGTTCTTGGATGA
- the LOC122009662 gene encoding protein YIPF5 homolog isoform X2: protein MAKEFPVPQVVFPSSDGNLNVRPRIHQSSPAFKPPRPDIPAPSNPNIPFVSFDVGAAQASSSFSASVFAASASGGGSISSSGSFEDEPPLLEELGINTRQIWRKTVSILNPIRLKPDLHEDADLAGPFIFLMAFGLFQLLAGKFHFGIILGWVTVAAAFLYVVFNMLEGRNGNLDLYRCLSLVGYGMLPMVILSATSLFVTHDGPAIFAIAAVFVLWSTRVCTGLLVELASGGDGHRSLIAYACWLVYMLFSLLIVF from the coding sequence ATGGCCAAGGAGTTCCCCGTCCCGCAGGTGGTGTTCCCCTCCTCCGACGGAAATCTTAACGTCCGCCCTCGGATCCACCAGTCCAGTCCGGCCTTCAAACCGCCGCGCCCCGACATCCCTGCCCCCTCCAACCCTAACATCCCCTTCGTGTCCTTCGACGTCGGCGCCGCCCAGGCCTCGTCCTCCTTCTCTGCCTCAGTCTTCGCGGCATCTGCTTCTGGCGGCGGATCCATCTCCTCCTCCGGCTCTTTCGAAGACGAGCCGCCGCTCCTCGAGGAGCTCGGCATCAACACCCGCCAAATCTGGCGCAAGACCGTTTCGATCCTGAACCCTATCCGTTTGAAGCCCGATCTCCACGAGGATGCTGATCTCGCCGGCCCGTTCATCTTCCTCATGGCGTTCGGCCTGTTCCAGCTTCTCGCGGGGAAATTCCACTTTGGGATCATCTTGGGGTGGGTAACCGTCGCAGCGGCCTTCCTCTACGTGGTCTTCAATATGCTCGAGGGGAGGAATGGGAACTTGGATCTCTACCGATGTTTGAGCTTGGTTGGATACGGCATGCTGCCGATGGTGATCCTCTCGGCCACGTCTCTCTTTGTGACCCATGATGGCCCTGCGATCTTCGCGATTGCAGCGGTGTTTGTGCTGTGGTCAACGAGGGTTTGTACGGGGCTTCTTGTGGAGCTGGCGTCAGGAGGGGATGGGCACAGGAGTCTCATAGCCTACGCTTGCTGGCTGGTATACATGCTTTTCTCTCTGCTCATTGTGTTCTGA